The Streptomyces sp. NBC_01463 DNA window GCGGAGGTGCTGCGGCGGGCGATCCGTTCGCACGTGACCATGCCGACGGAGCCCGTGATGGTGGTGCGGGGGTCCCGCCGCTGGCGCGTTCCGGCGTACGAGATCGAGGAGATGGTCAAGGAGCTGCTGGACCGCGACATGCGGTACGGGGCCGCCCACGAGGCTCTGCCGCAGCGCATCGCGCATGCCGTGCTGGTGCGGATGGAGGAGGCGGGCGAGGCGCCCGACGACCGGGTGCAGAACGCGGTGGCGCGGAATCCCGCGGTGAAGGCGGCGGTGAAGGCGGCGGTGAAGGCGGCCTGGCCCGCGGTCGACCCGTCGAAGCTGGTGCTGCGGCTGCTGTCGGACCCGGAGTTCCTGGCCGCGCAGGCGGACGGGCTGCTGACCGAGGATGAGCAGAAGACGATCCTGTGGGCCAGGCCGGCCCGCAGTGTGAGGTCCGCGAAATGGTCGGCGGCGGACGCGGTGCTGATCGACGAGGCGAACGACCTGGTGGCGCGTACGCACTCGCTCGGTCATGTCGTCATCGACGAGGCCCAGGACCTGTCCCCCATGCAGTACCGGGCGGTGGGCCGGCGGTGCTCGACCGGTTCGGCGACCGTGCTCGGGGACCTGGCGCAGGGCACGACGCCCTGGTCGACGCAGAGCTGGGAGCAGGCGCTGCACCATCTGGGGAAACCGGACGCGATGGTGGAGGAGCTGACGGCGGGCTTCCGTGTGCCGCGCGAGGTGATCGCGTACGCGTCGCGGCTGCTGCCGGTGATCTCACCGGGTCTGGCCGCGGTGGAGTCGGTACGTGAGTCGCCCGGTTCGCTGTCGGTGCGGGAGGCGGCGGACGGGCTGGACGCGGCGGTGGTCGCGGCGTGCGTGGAGTCGCTGCGGCAGGAGGGGTCGACGGGTCTGATCGCCGCCGACGCGCGGATCCCCGCACTGGCCGAGGCGCTGACGGCGGCGGGGCACACGTATCTCTCGCCCGGTCAGGAGACGACCGCCGAGTCCCGGCTGACCCTGGTGCCGGCGTCGCTGGCGAAGGGTCTGGAGTACGACTACGTGGTGCTGGACGAGCCGGCGGCCGTGGTGGACGGCGAGCCGGACGAGCGGACCGGGCTGCGCCGGCTGTACGTGGCCCTGACCCGTGCCGTGTCCGGGCTGATCGTCCTTCACTCGGCCCCGTTGCCCGCGCAGTTGGGCTGAGGGGATGGGGCGGTGTGCGGGGCTCCCCCGCACACCGCTCCCGTTCAGGCCGTTGTGCACGCCCTCCCGTTCAGCTTGACCGTTCCCGGGTCGGCCGCCGGACCCGAGAGGCTGCTGTTGAACCCGAAGTCGACCGCCGCTCCCGGGGCCAGGGTGCGGTTCCAGGACAGCGGCGCCGCGGTGACCGTCCGTCCGTACTGGGCGAGTTCGGCGCTCCAGGTGTGGCTGAGCTTCTGGTCGCCCGGCAGCAGCCAGGTCAGGGACCAGGGGGTGAGCGCCTCGGTTCCGGTGTTCTTCACCGTGACCGTGGTGGTCGATCCGGTGCGCCACGGGTGCGAGGAGTACGTGACGGTGCAGGCGCGGGCCGGGCCCGTGCCGGCTCCGGCGTCGTCCAGGTAGGAGGCGACGAAGGCCAGCGGTGCGTTCCAGTTGATCGCGACCTCGTTGGTGGCGTACGAGCCGTTGTCGTCGAGGTAGCACATCGCCGCCGCGCACCCGTTGAGCTTGGCCGCGGCCTCCGGGTCGCCCGAGGTGGGGGCGGTGAGGTTCGGTCCGCCCGCGAGGGAGCCGGCGGGCGGGTGGGGCAGGGACGGGTCGCTCTGGTGGGCCCAGACCCGGTGGTGCTGGTTCTCGGAGCTGCGCTCGCCGTATCCGGTGACGTACGACTGGTTGAGCGGGTTGCGTCCGAAGAGGTAGTCGGCGCCGCGCAGGACGGCGTCGCGGTACGCGGCCCTTCCGGTGAGGTCGGCCGCGGTGGCCAGCACGATCATGTTGTTGAGCACCTGGCTGTTGGAGCCCCAGACGTAGTTCTGGCCGGCCGGGGCGTAGGGCACGCCGTACGCCTGGTCCTCGGTCTGTGCCGCGTAGCGGTCGGCGGCGGTGGTGACGACCGTGCGGACCTGTCCCAGTTGGGCGGCGGTCAGGTCGTTGGGGACGGTGGCGAGGGTCAGGACGCCGAGCCCGGCGGTCTCGCCCCACCACATGCCGCCGTCGGCGGGGAACGCCGCGTCGGTGTCGCCGTGCAGCGGGGAGCCGAGGAGGGCCTGGCGGTAGGTGCCGGCGCCGGTGGTGGTGAAGAGTTCGGCGGCGGCCCAGTAGAACTCGTCGGAGACGTCGTCGTCGCTGTACGTCCCGCCGCCCGTCCCGTCGTTCGGGTCGGCGAGCACGTCCGGGTGGGCCTTCGCCGCGGTCCACGCGGTCTCGGCGGCGGTACGGCACCGGGCGGCGAAGTCCGCGTCGTACGGGGCGAAGAGCCGGGCGCACTGGGCGGCGGTGGCGGCCAGGTTGAGGGTCGCGGCGGTGGTCGGCGCGTGCAGCTCGCGCTGCTGGGGGTCCTGGTCGGGCATCATCGGCAGCCCGGTCCACTGGGCGTCGTGCATCTTGTGGTGGACCATGCCGGCGAGCGGCTGCCCGGCCGGGACCTGCATGCGCATCAGGAAGTCGAGCTCCCAGCGCGCCTCGTCGAGGATGTCCGGCACGTCGTTGCCGTGTTCGGGCACGCGCAGCGCGCCGTCGCCGAGTTCGGCGGACTCCGCCCCGTCGGCCGTCAGGGTCCGCTCGTAGGTGTCCATGAGTTCGGCGACCGCGATGCCGCCGTTGACGACGTACTTGCCCTGGTCACCGGCGTC harbors:
- a CDS encoding AAA family ATPase, producing the protein MPAHEHESDTTTDPLAHERAHLAASRAALRAMREDAQALDIRDVTANWVNAAVLQAQITDRIKSLADLAHTPLFFGRLDYLHVVGAEQAEGAEGEQFYIGRRHVHDAGGDPMVIDWRAPVSQPFYRASRKDPLDVGQRRRFGYTGGELTAYEDEHLTDPSEAAQTSKLLQAEIERPRVGPMRDIVATIQPEQDEIVRSGLGGTVCVQGGPGTGKTAVGLHRVAYLLYAHRERLARTGTLVIGPNKSFLHYIEQVLPALGELEVKQATVDDLVTAQVEVRGTDEARAAVVKGDARMAEVLRRAIRSHVTMPTEPVMVVRGSRRWRVPAYEIEEMVKELLDRDMRYGAAHEALPQRIAHAVLVRMEEAGEAPDDRVQNAVARNPAVKAAVKAAVKAAWPAVDPSKLVLRLLSDPEFLAAQADGLLTEDEQKTILWARPARSVRSAKWSAADAVLIDEANDLVARTHSLGHVVIDEAQDLSPMQYRAVGRRCSTGSATVLGDLAQGTTPWSTQSWEQALHHLGKPDAMVEELTAGFRVPREVIAYASRLLPVISPGLAAVESVRESPGSLSVREAADGLDAAVVAACVESLRQEGSTGLIAADARIPALAEALTAAGHTYLSPGQETTAESRLTLVPASLAKGLEYDYVVLDEPAAVVDGEPDERTGLRRLYVALTRAVSGLIVLHSAPLPAQLG
- a CDS encoding glycoside hydrolase family 9 protein; amino-acid sequence: MFAGALTAPGAAADDADPAPEQITNGDFSAGTAPWWWTANTAAVTDGRLCTDVPAGTANPWDVIVGQNDIPLVAGETYTLTYTATSTTPLSIHTNVQLATEPYTTDLSATDPIGTDAVPVTHVFTATADRDAAQVAFQIGGGDEATAFCLDDVSLRGGAEPPVYVPDTGSPVRVNQVGYLPLGPKEGTLVTEATAPLTWTLRAADGTAAATGTTVPGGVDPTSRQNVHTFDFGAVTTSGDGYTVEVDGQVSEPFSIGSDLYDSLRGDSLAYFYQNRSGIEIDADLVGAQYARPAGHLGVAPNKGDTDVPCRPGVCDYRLDVRGGWYDAGDQGKYVVNGGIAVAELMDTYERTLTADGAESAELGDGALRVPEHGNDVPDILDEARWELDFLMRMQVPAGQPLAGMVHHKMHDAQWTGLPMMPDQDPQQRELHAPTTAATLNLAATAAQCARLFAPYDADFAARCRTAAETAWTAAKAHPDVLADPNDGTGGGTYSDDDVSDEFYWAAAELFTTTGAGTYRQALLGSPLHGDTDAAFPADGGMWWGETAGLGVLTLATVPNDLTAAQLGQVRTVVTTAADRYAAQTEDQAYGVPYAPAGQNYVWGSNSQVLNNMIVLATAADLTGRAAYRDAVLRGADYLFGRNPLNQSYVTGYGERSSENQHHRVWAHQSDPSLPHPPAGSLAGGPNLTAPTSGDPEAAAKLNGCAAAMCYLDDNGSYATNEVAINWNAPLAFVASYLDDAGAGTGPARACTVTYSSHPWRTGSTTTVTVKNTGTEALTPWSLTWLLPGDQKLSHTWSAELAQYGRTVTAAPLSWNRTLAPGAAVDFGFNSSLSGPAADPGTVKLNGRACTTA